In the Flavobacterium sp. 90 genome, AAGAATTTGTCGAGGGTGGAGAAAACAGATTCAAACACAAAGTCCCTGTAAAGACCAAATATCCAAATTTGGTTCTCAAAAGAGGGATCCTTATTGATTCTGACGTGATAGAATGGTGCCGAAAAGCAATAGAAAATTTCGAATTTAAGCCTGTTGATTTAACGGTAAAACTCTTGGATCAGGACCACAAACCTTTAATGCACTGGAAAGTTGTACATGCCTATCCAGTAAAATGGGCAGTTGAAGATTTTAGCGCTTTAGAAAGCAAAATTGTTATTGAAAGCTTTGAGCTTACTTATAATTATTTCACTCTTCATAAAAAATAATTTACCATGCCAATTGAAATCAAAGAGCTTCACATTAAAATAAACGTGAGCGAAAATTCAAATTCGGGTGCAAAACCAGCTTCTTCTTCTTCATCCAGTAATGAAAAAGATAATGTGGCTGAGTGTGTCGAGCAAGTAATGAAGATTATCGAACGTAAAAAAGAACGCTGATTATGACAACGACTAATGGTGAATTA is a window encoding:
- a CDS encoding DUF5908 family protein; the encoded protein is MPIEIKELHIKINVSENSNSGAKPASSSSSSNEKDNVAECVEQVMKIIERKKER
- a CDS encoding phage tail protein is translated as MANYYPPVGFHFLVEFDQLGTKEKDHQFQSVSGLSVDLETEEFVEGGENRFKHKVPVKTKYPNLVLKRGILIDSDVIEWCRKAIENFEFKPVDLTVKLLDQDHKPLMHWKVVHAYPVKWAVEDFSALESKIVIESFELTYNYFTLHKK